CGCCGCCCCGTCATGCATCAGCTCACGCACCCGCTTGAGGCGAGCGCCGAGCTTCCCGCCGGGGTGGAACTGGCGGAAATCAGCGGCGGTGAAGCCACGCCGGGTGAGGAGGGCGACCGCCAGCGCGTCGCCGAGCGCGAGCTGCATGGTGGTGCTGGTGGTCGGCGCGAGGCCCATCGGGCAGGCTTCCGGCACTTTCGGCAACAGCAGCACGACATCCGCCTGCTGCGCCAGCGCCGAGCCGGGTTCCCGCGTGATGGCGATCAGCGGCAGGCCAAAGCGGCGGCTATGGCCGACGAGATCGGCGAGTTCCGGAGTCTCGCCGGAATTGGAGAGCGCGAGCACCGCATCATTGGGCAGAATCATGCCGAGATCGCCATGCGAGGCCTCGGCGGGGTGGACGAACAGCGCGGGCGTGCCGGTGGAGGCAAGCGTCGCCGCGATCTTGCGCCCGACATGGCCGGATTTCCCCATCCCGGTGACGACGACCCGGCCCGACACCGCCGCAAGCATCGCCACAGCCCGCCGGAAACCGTCATCCAGCGCCGCCGCCAACGCCTCGATCCCCTCCACCTCGCTCGCCAACACGGCGCGCGCGGTTTCCAGGGCATCCTCTTTCTCGGTCTCGGTGACGATAACGGACATAGTGGCTCTTTCGCGGTCTCACCCCGGGGAGGCAACGCCTTGCCCACTCACCGGACATAGGCACAAAATCGCCTTTAGACAAATTTCATGCCAATAAAATGGCATTCACGAATAAATTTTCATCCGCCGGGTGGGCTTATGGCTCAATGGGCGAAAATATCCGGCGCCTCATAGCCGAGCAGATCGAGCCGGGCCCGCGCCGGCAGAAAAGCGAAACAAGCCTCGGCGAGCGCCTCCCGCCCTTCGCGCGCAAGAAGCGCGGCGAGCCGATCCCAGAGCGCGTGCAGATGCAAGACATCGGCAGCGGCATAGGCGAGCTGCTGTGGCGAGAGTTCCAGCGCGCCCCAATCTGAGGTTTGCTGCTCCTTGGAAATCTCGACCCCGAGCAATTCGCGGCAGAGATCGCGCAGGCCGTGCCGGTCGGTGAAGGTGCGGGTGAGTTTTGCCGCGATTTTCGTGCACCGAACCGGCGCCACCGTAACCCCGAGGGCCTGAAACAGCATCGCGACATCGAATCGCGCGAAATGCATGAGCTTCACCCGCGCCGGGTCGGCGAGCAGGGCCTTGAGGCGCGGGCAATCGGCGCCGCGACCACCGAGCGCCGGCGGCACGATCTGCACGAGATGGGCATGGCCGTCGCCGGCGGAAAGCTGCACGAGGCAGAGCCGGTCACGGCGCGGGTCAAGCCCCATGGTCTCGGTATCGACGGCGACCACCGGGCCGAGATCCACCCCCTCCGGCAGATCATGGCGATGGAAATGGATTTTGCTCTCGGCCACTAGCCTGTCCCCGATCCCGCTTTGCCCCGATTCCACTTTGGCGATCCGGGTTCTGGTGCCCAGGAGAAGACTCGAACTTCCACGACCTTGCGGCCACAGGTACCTGAAACCTGCGCGTCTACCAATTCCGCCACCTGGGCATGTTCTGGTGGGGCCGCGATGTAGCGCCGCGCGCCTGATTGCGTCAACTGGCGGCGGGCGAAAAGACCAAGCGGAACAGCCCCGACAGGCCGCCGCAGCGTCCCCGAAGCCTGCGGTATTCATCGAAAATTAATCCATTTCTCTGAGAATTTCTTATTGAAATGGCCGCTGTCGCAAAATTCCGTCTCTTATCGCTCTTCATATTCGCCAACGCCATGGGATCCCTCTCCATGATCCTGCCGGCGTCTCCCGCTGATCGCGACCATGATCGCCAGATCGAGAGCGATTCGCATCCCGCCCGCGGTGAGGAATCCGGCGCCGGCGTCGGCGGCGCGGGCGGCACTCTTTCCCTCCTCGTCGCCCATGACGTGCTTTATGAGCCCTGCGCCGGGTGGGGGAATTGCGGTGACGATCACGCTGATCGTGGCAATCTTTTCCGCCCGGACCTGATCACCGGCGCCCCCCAGAACGGGCTTCCCTTCGGCGGCGGCGCTGATGACGGGCGCGGTTATCGCAGCGCCGAGGGCGGTCGCGACGGTGGCAGTCAGGGCTCCTGGTCGCCGGGCGGCTTCCCATCCGCCCTTTTCCCGTTCATGCCATTCGCCCCCTTCGCCGACGCGCCCGGCGGTGGATCGCGAAACGGGTCATCGGAAAGCGGCCATGGCGCGGGCGATGGCGGGAGCATCGCATCGTCATACCCCGGTCTCGGAGAGGGTGGCAGCGGCAGCGGCGGCGATTGGTATCCAACCCCGATCCCGAGCGGTGCCGGCGCTTCCGGGACCGACCCCTCGGTCAACGCCAATAACGCCATTCCAGAACCCGCGTCTCTTTCCCTGCTCGCGGCCATGGGCCTGATGTTGATGCTGTTTCGCCGCCAGCGCCGCCGGTCTGATCGACACAAGCTGCGACTGCGGTAAATTATTTATCTTGAATTTGTGTATTTTTTTCGATAACTGCCGGTCAGCTATCAGATCCACAGTCCGTGCCCGGAGTTCGTCGTGCTCGTTCCCTCTCTCTCGCGGTCCGCCGTGCTCCTGGGCGGGGTGGTTTTTCTTGGCACGGCCGCGATGTCTCCGGCCCGCGCCGGCGGCCTCAGCGCCGCCGAGCTTTCCCTAGCCGATGCCGTGCTCAGCGATTTCAACGTCGTCACCTTCGGCGATTATCACGCCAATAACGAGACCGAGGGCCGCGTCGCGGTCGGCGGCAATTTCCTCGGCACCGGCCATAATATCTGCTTCAACGGCTGCTCCGGCGACACCACCGATACCGCCCTCGGCGCGACCTATGGCGCGCTCAATGTTTGGGGCAACGTCTCCGGCGGTGCGACGCTGTTGAGCGGCGATGCCTTCATCCAGGGCACGAATGCCTCCGGTAGCAATCTCTCGCTGCAACATAACGGCGGGGTCAATATCGTCGGGCAGAATTCCGGCCAGATCAGCAACCCGACCTTCATCAACACCGCCGCATCCTCCGCCGGGACAACGCAAAACGCCGCCGCCGGCACGATCAAGACCGGGCTCCCGGCCAACGCGGTTTTCCCCTTCAGCGCGACCCTGCCCTTCCAAGCCGCGCTCACCGATCTCAGCACCTCGCTCGCGAGCCTTGCGACCACGAGCGGGGCACAGACCATCGGCCCCTATGTCCAGAACGGCCCGACCTCGTTCACCGCGACCCCGGCGAGCGGCAATTTCGGCGGCAAGACCTACGGGCTATTCACCACGACGATGAGCGATCTCGCCGGCTATCAGAATTTCGCCGGCATCAACACCAATGGGCTCGATGCCGTCATCGTCGTCGTCACCGGAAGCGCGAGCACGGCACTCCCCAATCTCAATACCTTCGCCGGTGATGCGAGCGTGATCTGGGATTTCGTCGATACCACGACGCTGAATTTCGCCGGCGGCTGGGCCGGGCAAATTCTCGCCCCCGACGCGGTGATCAGCAATCCATCCGGCGATCTCACCGGCGCGGTGATCGGCGAGTCCCTCGATCAGGGCGGGGAGGTCCACAACCTCGCTTTGCCGATCGGCGATCTCAGCGGCATCCCGACCACCTCGACGACGACAGCAGACGTCCCAGAGCCGCCAGCGCTCGCCCTGCTCGCGACCGGCGCCTTGGCGCTGGCCGCGCTTCGCCGCCGCGCGCGCGAGAGGATAGCACGAAGAAAGCGGTTCTTTTTTTGAAAAAAAGAACCAAAAAACTTTTCCTGGTTTGAGAGCGGCCGCGTCGAACGCCGCCAGCTCCTTCCGCGCGTCATGGGCGTAAGCCGCCTCGGGTAGCGGCTCTTTCGATTAGCCCTTGGCGAGCTGCTGCTCGACCAGCGTCGCCCAGTAGGAGGCGCCGAACTGAGCGAGATGCCGGCCGCTTTGGCCATCGCGCGGCCGGTCCAGTGCGTCGCCTGATGCGGCGGGTCGGCGCAGGTCAGCGCCACCACGCGCGCCACTGTCTCGGCGGCGATCGGCGGCTTGCCCGGCTTGCGCGTCTTGTCGCGCAGCAGACCGTCCACGCCCGCTTCCGCGAAGCGTTGCTGCCAGCGCCATATCATAGGACGGCTGACGCCGAGCTGGGCCGCCACACGCTGCACCGGATCGCCCGTCATCGAGGCGAGGACGATGCGGGCACGCGCGGCATGCTTCTGCGGCCGGCTGCGATCCTACGCAATCGCTTCCAGGCGCGCTTTGTCCGAGGGGCTTACGATCACGCGGACTGTCTGTGCCATGCAACAAGATTCGCACGCCACCACGCCGTTGTGAATCCTATGAATGACTCAGTGCACTAGTGTGGGAACTTGGTAACCACTCGCGTGGATATCCGAAAAATCTTGCTTGGCTAAGTCATAGGCAAGAGTAGCCTTAAAAGCTGATGTGTAGTTGGTCTGTCCGACCGCATCCTCGACCTCTTGATTGGCGACCACGCCAAGTCCAGAATTGTTAAGTACGTCCAAGGCCAATTGTACGTACCCGCGCATAACTGTCTGGGTGCCAGGTGTATAAATTTGTGTAGAATAATATGTCGTAAGATCAGAAATAACTGCTGAATAATTTTGAGATTTAAGATCGCTTTCCGCCTGATCAATGGCAGGTCCCATTGTTTTAATCTGACTTGGTTTATAAGCAACTCCTGAACCGCTCATTTACATAAATCTCCTCTCTCTTTTTTGTCATTTTGTTGTGGTGGTTTTAGGAATGAATCTAATAAGTTACGAAGTTTCTCGTCTATTTTGATTCCATTACCTATGTCATGGTCGATAAATGAGCGGTTATAATTATATTCAAGAAGAACATCGCCGTTCATTTTTCTTTCATCATGATTGTCTGTCTGATCCTCGAATATTCTTTCCCGTACGGAGCAGTTCAGCGCAGCTGGAAAAGGGGATCCGTCAGGTCCATTGCATTTAAAAAGGAATATTGGCCATGGTTTGGGGCGAACAAAAATATCACTGTTTCCTAAAAAAAATCCTTTAGTTGATATAAATCTGTATTATCTACACGTCCAACATATATACTTTCATTTTTAAGTGATGGATGAGACATTATTGCATATAGTGAATAGTATATATACATGCCAAGTAAATTTTCGCCTACAAGATCACGATAATTCCACATGCTCAAGGTCGCGATGAGAATATTTTCCATGGACGCTTTGTGAAATTCCGTTGTATTTTCATCAGTTTCAGGCGAAAAACAGGGTAAAAGTGCCTGGATTTGCACGTATCCACCATATCCAAGAAACGAACTAACATAACCCTTTGGTATATAGAGAACATGGTCGCCAAGCTTCTTGACTACAATTTCATCAGATCCCGTGCCGCCTCTAGACGGCGGCTCGTCTCCTTGCGACACATTGGCCGTGTTGACGCCAAGCTCTGCAGGAATACCCCGCGGAACCAAATGCGACACATTGGTATTGACTACTGGGTAGAAGGTCGCAACCGCCATGTTGGCGGGGGCCGGCGGCGGTTCCGCCGAACTTGCTTCCCCTCCCAAGAATCCGGCACCCGTGACGAGGACGGCGAAAACCGCAAAAACTCGCCCCGCAGCCCAGAAATATCCGCGCTCCCGGGGATGTGGCGTCGCATGGGTGGTCAGGAGATCGTTTTTATTTGTTTTTGCTAATGTTTTTGAATCAAGACGACCAATCGTTCTCATCTTTCCCTCATTCCATCATGGACATATCCGCGGCGCGGCGCGAGGAGGTCGTCGATGACGCGCCGCCAGGCGCGCCAACGCTAATGGAAATTTCTGTTCCAGGAATTGTATAATGCCAAATTGTAAAAGGATAGTCATTTTGCGTTCCGCTCATTTTTCTTCCCTTCTCTGTTTATCATTGATCATGCTTAAGCATTGATTCCGGCATCGCGAAAACTCCGACACATGAGTTAATAAATAAATTAATTTTATTACAAAAATTGGGTATATCATGATAAAAAATATAAATGATGATCCGAAAATAAACCCCCTTATGTTGAGAGTACTTACATCTGGCCGATGCAAGCCGTACCAACAAGTTCCAATAATAAAAGCCCAAGTAATTAAAAACCACAAATTTGAAAATATTAATTTTATTATATTACTTGTATATTCTATTCTAAATGAAATTATAGATGTTGCTTTATAATTTATTTTTTCAATTTTATCATTAGAAATGATCTGAATAAATAAAATTAAATTAAAAGCAGCGGCAAAAAAAATGATATTGTGAATTTTGTCATGAAATCCATAAAAAATATTGCTTTCTCTGATTCATTTCCACTTGCGCAGCTTTGGGTTATTTCATATAATATACTTTTCGGCATTATTTGCGCTGTAATAAAATTAACTGGTCTAATAAAGCAACCTATATGCTGAATGAGCGTTGGGTTGATTTTATAGTAATAATAAAGTATTATATCAGGAACAATAAGTATTGCCATTATTATCTGTATAATCACCTGTTTTGCTGAGATTAGTTTTTTGTAATTTTCCTCGACAGCCATCCATTCTTTTGCTCTTTGTGTAAACTTCATATCCCTACCGCTCCCTCACCCCATCATGGACATATTCGCGGCGCGGCGCGAGGAGGTCGTCGATGACGCGGCGACGGCCGGGCGCCACCGA
This portion of the Acidibrevibacterium fodinaquatile genome encodes:
- a CDS encoding KpsF/GutQ family sugar-phosphate isomerase, yielding MSVIVTETEKEDALETARAVLASEVEGIEALAAALDDGFRRAVAMLAAVSGRVVVTGMGKSGHVGRKIAATLASTGTPALFVHPAEASHGDLGMILPNDAVLALSNSGETPELADLVGHSRRFGLPLIAITREPGSALAQQADVVLLLPKVPEACPMGLAPTTSTTMQLALGDALAVALLTRRGFTAADFRQFHPGGKLGARLKRVRELMHDGAALPLVAPGTRMSDALLVMTEKRFGCLGVVDDGGKLIGVITDGDLRRAMGPDLLARPAGEIMTASPRSIGPDALAAEALHVMTDAARPITALFVVPANAGGAPIGILHIHDLLRAGVA
- a CDS encoding ribonuclease D, which codes for MAESKIHFHRHDLPEGVDLGPVVAVDTETMGLDPRRDRLCLVQLSAGDGHAHLVQIVPPALGGRGADCPRLKALLADPARVKLMHFARFDVAMLFQALGVTVAPVRCTKIAAKLTRTFTDRHGLRDLCRELLGVEISKEQQTSDWGALELSPQQLAYAAADVLHLHALWDRLAALLAREGREALAEACFAFLPARARLDLLGYEAPDIFAH
- a CDS encoding PEP-CTERM sorting domain-containing protein (PEP-CTERM proteins occur, often in large numbers, in the proteomes of bacteria that also encode an exosortase, a predicted intramembrane cysteine proteinase. The presence of a PEP-CTERM domain at a protein's C-terminus predicts cleavage within the sorting domain, followed by covalent anchoring to some some component of the (usually Gram-negative) cell surface. Many PEP-CTERM proteins exhibit an unusual sequence composition that includes large numbers of potential glycosylation sites. Expression of one such protein has been shown restore the ability of a bacterium to form floc, a type of biofilm.) → MILPASPADRDHDRQIESDSHPARGEESGAGVGGAGGTLSLLVAHDVLYEPCAGWGNCGDDHADRGNLFRPDLITGAPQNGLPFGGGADDGRGYRSAEGGRDGGSQGSWSPGGFPSALFPFMPFAPFADAPGGGSRNGSSESGHGAGDGGSIASSYPGLGEGGSGSGGDWYPTPIPSGAGASGTDPSVNANNAIPEPASLSLLAAMGLMLMLFRRQRRRSDRHKLRLR
- a CDS encoding collagen-binding domain-containing protein → MLVPSLSRSAVLLGGVVFLGTAAMSPARAGGLSAAELSLADAVLSDFNVVTFGDYHANNETEGRVAVGGNFLGTGHNICFNGCSGDTTDTALGATYGALNVWGNVSGGATLLSGDAFIQGTNASGSNLSLQHNGGVNIVGQNSGQISNPTFINTAASSAGTTQNAAAGTIKTGLPANAVFPFSATLPFQAALTDLSTSLASLATTSGAQTIGPYVQNGPTSFTATPASGNFGGKTYGLFTTTMSDLAGYQNFAGINTNGLDAVIVVVTGSASTALPNLNTFAGDASVIWDFVDTTTLNFAGGWAGQILAPDAVISNPSGDLTGAVIGESLDQGGEVHNLALPIGDLSGIPTTSTTTADVPEPPALALLATGALALAALRRRARERIARRKRFFF